Proteins found in one Ptychodera flava strain L36383 chromosome 3, AS_Pfla_20210202, whole genome shotgun sequence genomic segment:
- the LOC139130020 gene encoding FAS-associated death domain protein-like encodes MYISFSDGDSGEKFNENIESLTKNLKDQLDDDLRIDGAVRAAVSDTPHTRVTEDNLDTVVDNIGKDWKRLGRKLGITDPDLDVLQMNNSHDVKEAIRQMLRQWREDNGKMATKEKLKEALVNAKRRDIADEIL; translated from the exons ATGTACATATCTTTTAGCGATGGTGACAGTGGAGAGAAATTCAATGAGAACATAGAGAGTCTGACAAAGAATCTAAAGGATCAGCTCGATGATGATCTCAGAATAGACGGTGCAGTCCGAGCAGCGGTATCAG ACACACCACACACGAGAGTCACCGAAGACAACTTAGACACCGTAGTAGATAATATCGGCAAGGATTGGAAACGATTGGGCCGAAAATTAGGTATTACAGACCCTGACCTCGATGTACTCCAAATGAACAATAGTCACGACGTAAAGGAAGCTATCAGACAAATGCTGAGACAGTGGCGAGAAGACAATGGAAAAATGGCTACAAAGGAGAAACTGAAGGAGGCTCTTGTCAATGCAAAGCGAAGAGATATAGCCGATGAGATATTGTGA